In Nitrospirota bacterium, the genomic stretch TGCAAGGCAATTTGTAGATGCTTTATTGCTTTATCATTAAACCCTGCCTCAAGGTAAATCTTGCCTATATTACTATACCCTCTTGCCTTGTGGGGGGATTTTTTGATGACATCATCCCATATGGCAACATTACTTTGCCAGACAATATTTCTTGTATTGGCAGCAATTGAAAAGACGATAATGATAGCAGCAAACAGCAAAACCGTAATACGTGATGCCTGCCTGTCCGGTAGGCAGGCGTGATGAGAGAGAAAGGATGAAGGTTGAAGGTTGAAGGATGAAAGATAAGGAATGAAATAAAAGACGGCGGATACAAAGGCGATTACTGCGCCAATGCTTGGCAGATATAGCCTGTGCTCAAAGATTATATCCAGCGTCGGTATAATGCTTGACTCAACAGACAGGGTTATAAAGAACCAGAAAATGCCAAAGGCAGTGAGGCGTGAATAGTGAACAGTGAACAGTGAACAACCCCCTTTTATTCCCCCTTTGTCAAAGGGGCCTGCCTGTCCGGTAGGCAGGGATGAAGGGGGATTTTTAGAACAATAAAACAGATAAATCCCAAGTCCGAAAATAGACAATAAAAACAGAAACGACAGGAACACATTTGGATTGAAAAAGGAATTATAAACCGGATAATCATAATCAAGGTTCTGGTTTATTGGAACAAAAAGGAGTCTAATATATGTGACTATCACACGGAATTCTGTGAAAAGGTAATGCAACCGCGGCATGGATGAAATAGCCCTTGAAGCGTCATCTATATTGCTTACTAAGCCGCCGTCAGGTTTATGTGTACCCATTAAACTCAAGGGTATTATCAGCATTGTAAGAAGAAAAGGCAGGAGATAGAGAAACCGTGACGCGTAATGCCTGATGCGTAAAAATCCCCCCATCCCCCCCTTTGATAAAGGGGGGTGAGGAGGGATTTTGCATTCAGAGTTCAGAGAGAAAAAACTAAATTCATAAAGCGTTATGATAATCGGAAGTGTGAAGGCAATCTCCTTAGTCTTCATGGCAAGGACGGCGGAAAGGACAGATGTCAGATACCAGATGCATGATTTTGGATGCATGTCTTTGCGATTCCCGACCCTTCGGGAAGAAGCAATCTCACCTTTTGGGATTGCTTCTTCGTCCTGATTCTCCTGACTCCTCGCAATGACAGGTTCATTCTGACTTCTGAATTCTGACTTCTGTATTCTCCATTTCACATACAAGACCAGTGATAGGAGGTAGAACATTGCAGCAAGCAATGCAAACCTCTGGGTAATGTAAGTAACTGCCTGTGTCTGAATGGGGTGGGAGAGGAAGAGCAGGGCAGAGAACAAAGCAATTAATGAAGGTTGAAAGATGAAGGATGAAGGATGAAAATTGAAAAAAGGAGTTTTGAACGTCAGAAGGACAAGCCAGTAAACCAAAATGGCGTTTATGATATGGATTGTGAGATTAACAATGTGATAACCTGTTACATCAAGTCCGTGCAGCTTATAATTCAGCGCAAAGGTTAGCAGCCCCATGTACCGCATCTTTAGCGTGTTGTAACAATAGCTGCTCTGGAACTTTTTAGCCTCAGATAGCTCTGTGAAGAGATTAAGGTCTCTGACTATCGGGTTTTTCGTAATATAAAAGTCATCATCAAAATGGAAAGGACAGTTGAAGGTATTTGAGTAAGCAAGGATGCCAATAATGGCAATTAAAAAAATATGAACTAACGCCTTAGACATCTTCACCCCAAGAAGTGGCAGTTTAATTTTAATAGTTCTAAAAATTATCCCTCTGTGAGGTATTCTTTAAGGGACGTTAAATTATAGCATTTCAGCAGTTCATCGAACAGGGTATTTTCAAAATATAGCTTAATCTGCTAAATTATTATAAAATGAAACTCCTGCTTGTATCTCCTCCGTTTGGTGAAAAGGGGCAGATGTCCAAGGGACTGCCCATTGCACCGCCTGTCCTTGAATATCTGACAGGACTTACATATCAGGTAAAACCCGGCACAGAGGTTGAATTGATTGACGCCAACAAAGAAGAGTTTAGCCCTGATAATGTCAATGCGGATTTAGTGGGGTTTACAGTACTGACTCCACAGTCCCCATGGGTCTTTAGAATGGCAGACAGGCTCAGGTCAGCGGGGAAAAAAGTTGTGCTGGGCGGAATACATGTCACTGCCCTGCCTGATGAGGCAGGGGAGCATGCGGATTCCATTGTGCTTGGCGAGGCGGAGAATGTTTGGAAGGAATTGCTTGATGATGCTGAAAAAGGCAAATTAAAACCCGTATATCATGGAGAATTCCCTGACCTTGCCGGACTGCCCCGGCCTGTTACAAATCTCTGGAATACAAAGTATGTATACGGTTATTTCCAAACCTCAAGGGGCTGTCCCT encodes the following:
- a CDS encoding tetratricopeptide repeat protein → MSKALVHIFLIAIIGILAYSNTFNCPFHFDDDFYITKNPIVRDLNLFTELSEAKKFQSSYCYNTLKMRYMGLLTFALNYKLHGLDVTGYHIVNLTIHIINAILVYWLVLLTFKTPFFNFHPSSFIFQPSLIALFSALLFLSHPIQTQAVTYITQRFALLAAMFYLLSLVLYVKWRIQKSEFRSQNEPVIARSQENQDEEAIPKGEIASSRRVGNRKDMHPKSCIWYLTSVLSAVLAMKTKEIAFTLPIIITLYEFSFFSLNSECKIPPHPPLSKGGMGGFLRIRHYASRFLYLLPFLLTMLIIPLSLMGTHKPDGGLVSNIDDASRAISSMPRLHYLFTEFRVIVTYIRLLFVPINQNLDYDYPVYNSFFNPNVFLSFLFLLSIFGLGIYLFYCSKNPPSSLPTGQAGPFDKGGIKGGCSLFTVHYSRLTAFGIFWFFITLSVESSIIPTLDIIFEHRLYLPSIGAVIAFVSAVFYFIPYLSSFNLQPSSFLSHHACLPDRQASRITVLLFAAIIIVFSIAANTRNIVWQSNVAIWDDVIKKSPHKARGYSNIGKIYLEAGFNDKAIKHLQIALQLNPNNATAHNNIGVAYNYNNNPDKAIEHYQAAIGLNTEYAEAHFNLGVLFLAKCEEEKAREEFETALRINPDYYQARQFLKYVSN